A genomic window from Bdellovibrio sp. SKB1291214 includes:
- a CDS encoding thymidylate synthase, producing the protein MQQYHDLMKFVLENGTKKEDRTGTGTISTFGYQMRFDLQKGFPLLTTKKLHTRSIFHELLWFLKGETNIQYLKDNKVTIWDEWADENGNLGPVYGKQWRSWETADGRTIDQISNVVEQIKKNPDSRRLLVIAFNPGDVEKMALPPCHAFFQFYVANGKLSCQLYQRSADIFLGVPFNIASYALLVHMIAQVCNLEVGDFVHTLGDAHIYSNHIEQVKTQLAREERPLPQLKLNPDVKNLFDFKYEDIEIIGYDPHPAIKAPVAV; encoded by the coding sequence ATGCAGCAGTATCATGATCTAATGAAATTCGTTTTGGAGAACGGAACCAAGAAAGAAGACCGTACCGGTACGGGCACGATTTCTACGTTCGGATATCAAATGCGCTTTGATTTGCAAAAAGGTTTTCCGTTATTAACGACGAAAAAGCTGCATACGCGCTCCATCTTTCATGAACTGTTGTGGTTCCTTAAAGGCGAAACAAACATTCAGTACCTTAAAGACAATAAAGTCACCATCTGGGATGAGTGGGCAGATGAAAATGGCAACTTAGGCCCGGTCTATGGCAAGCAATGGAGATCTTGGGAAACTGCTGACGGTCGCACGATTGATCAGATTTCAAACGTGGTTGAACAAATCAAAAAAAATCCTGACTCGCGCCGCCTGCTAGTAATTGCCTTTAATCCGGGTGATGTTGAAAAAATGGCTTTGCCTCCATGTCATGCGTTCTTTCAGTTTTACGTAGCTAACGGAAAACTTTCTTGTCAGCTTTATCAACGTAGCGCCGATATTTTCTTGGGTGTGCCATTTAATATCGCAAGCTATGCATTGCTGGTTCATATGATCGCGCAGGTTTGCAACCTTGAAGTGGGTGACTTTGTTCATACGTTGGGCGATGCGCACATTTACTCGAATCACATTGAGCAAGTGAAAACACAACTTGCCCGCGAGGAAAGACCTCTGCCGCAATTAAAACTAAACCCGGATGTGAAAAACCTGTTCGATTTTAAATACGAAGATATCGAAATCATTGGTTATGATCCGCACCCTGCGATCAAGGCACCGGTAGCAGTATGA
- a CDS encoding RNA recognition motif domain-containing protein has translation MGKKIYVGNLSFTVDSDILANKFAEFGTVESANIITDRDTGRSKGFAFVEMATDSEATIAIEKLNGIDLGGRAMNISEAKPQAPRTGGGGGFRGGSSRRSY, from the coding sequence ATGGGAAAAAAAATATACGTTGGTAATCTTAGCTTCACGGTAGATTCTGATATCTTGGCGAATAAATTCGCTGAATTCGGAACTGTTGAATCTGCAAACATCATCACGGATCGTGACACAGGTCGCAGCAAGGGTTTCGCTTTCGTTGAAATGGCGACTGACTCTGAAGCGACGATTGCTATTGAAAAATTAAATGGTATCGATCTAGGTGGTCGCGCCATGAATATTTCTGAGGCGAAACCTCAAGCTCCACGCACTGGTGGCGGTGGCGGTTTCCGCGGCGGTTCTTCTCGTCGTTCTTACTAA
- a CDS encoding DUF4105 domain-containing protein produces the protein MKLDQDQQWLNLLNYRRDSGFSKQSQADSPLFFFSKKGKQNPQAELIATIQAIFDPTLTRPSPEGNLQERAQCLFPGRFLYLKRHLPEAKWPQVSCQRFENFRGILDAHSATYVFSSYYMNNPASAYGHSFLRLNRGSSSSNEKKYELIDFGVGFSGVPEGATPATYAVMGLMGMFTGRFEIQPYYFKVREYNNFESRDLWEYDLDLTQDEIDLLVAHVYELQQAHFDYWYFTENCSYRIIAALDAVRPSLNLVQKTKRAVLPSDTMIMVYEAPGGLVRKLSYRPSGRATFEQRLTTLNQASKEKFAKFIQSENIEELVNGSTDKERQELLDAAIDYVDFRYASEVLHQKGQFKLKKQILIARAEVNLVSPELEIPVPMQDAPHQAHGSSRAKAGYLYRNDKNLATLGHRFALHDLLDPIRGYPAYSEMQMIQTDFSYDAQAGRVQLEKIGLVEIVSLSNWDIFTHAPSWRLKFGWDRDYQTECSYDCMPLSFSIGAGLAKELTKSLTASAWIRAGFAYDQNFVNDQFRMGIGPAVLLRYNWKDSFSLLAEAWYRYDNHGSKNEYRDLFAGAQVALSKNLGLRLGAKDHEEYRAELNFYY, from the coding sequence TTGAAGCTTGATCAAGACCAACAATGGCTAAATCTATTGAACTATCGCAGAGACAGCGGGTTCAGTAAACAAAGCCAGGCCGACTCTCCGCTGTTCTTTTTCTCAAAAAAGGGAAAACAAAATCCCCAGGCCGAGTTGATCGCCACTATCCAGGCGATCTTTGACCCGACGCTCACTCGCCCATCACCAGAGGGAAACTTACAAGAGCGTGCGCAGTGTTTATTTCCAGGTCGATTCCTTTATTTAAAACGACATTTACCTGAAGCAAAATGGCCCCAAGTCAGCTGCCAACGCTTTGAAAACTTTCGAGGCATCCTTGATGCTCACTCAGCCACTTATGTTTTTTCTTCCTATTATATGAACAATCCTGCGTCTGCCTATGGGCATTCGTTTTTAAGATTAAATCGTGGAAGTTCCTCGTCGAATGAAAAAAAATACGAGCTGATCGATTTCGGTGTGGGCTTTTCTGGAGTTCCTGAGGGAGCAACACCAGCAACCTATGCTGTCATGGGATTGATGGGCATGTTTACAGGGCGATTTGAAATTCAGCCTTATTATTTTAAGGTTCGAGAATATAACAACTTCGAAAGTCGGGATTTATGGGAGTACGATTTAGATCTTACTCAGGATGAAATCGACCTTTTAGTGGCCCACGTTTACGAATTGCAACAAGCTCACTTTGATTATTGGTACTTCACTGAAAACTGCTCTTACAGAATCATCGCTGCTCTTGATGCCGTAAGACCTTCTTTAAACTTAGTTCAAAAAACGAAACGGGCTGTGCTTCCCAGCGACACGATGATCATGGTTTACGAGGCCCCGGGGGGCTTGGTTCGTAAACTTAGTTATCGTCCTTCGGGTCGCGCGACATTTGAACAAAGACTGACAACTTTGAACCAAGCTTCAAAAGAAAAATTTGCTAAATTTATTCAAAGTGAAAATATCGAAGAGCTTGTGAATGGTAGCACAGATAAAGAACGTCAGGAGCTGTTGGACGCTGCAATTGACTACGTCGACTTTCGTTATGCCAGTGAAGTCCTGCATCAAAAAGGTCAATTCAAACTAAAAAAACAAATTCTGATAGCTCGCGCTGAAGTGAATCTTGTTTCTCCCGAACTTGAAATCCCCGTGCCAATGCAAGACGCTCCTCATCAGGCCCACGGGTCCTCGCGCGCTAAAGCAGGCTACCTTTACCGCAACGACAAGAATCTAGCGACTTTGGGTCATCGTTTTGCTTTGCATGATCTGTTAGATCCTATTCGCGGCTATCCGGCTTATTCTGAAATGCAGATGATCCAAACAGACTTCAGTTATGATGCGCAAGCAGGGCGCGTTCAACTTGAAAAGATAGGCTTAGTGGAAATCGTGTCGCTTTCGAACTGGGACATTTTTACTCATGCCCCATCATGGCGTCTTAAGTTTGGCTGGGATCGGGACTACCAAACAGAATGCTCCTATGACTGTATGCCATTGTCTTTTTCGATCGGTGCTGGCCTTGCTAAGGAGCTTACAAAAAGTCTGACGGCAAGCGCTTGGATCAGAGCCGGCTTTGCCTATGATCAAAATTTTGTAAACGATCAATTCCGTATGGGAATCGGTCCTGCAGTTTTATTGCGCTATAACTGGAAGGATTCATTCAGCCTGCTTGCCGAGGCATGGTATCGATATGATAACCATGGCAGTAAAAATGAATACCGGGATTTGTTTGCCGGCGCCCAGGTCGCTCTAAGCAAAAACCTGGGATTGCGCCTTGGAGCAAAAGACCATGAAGAATACAGAGCAGAACTTAATTTCTATTACTAA
- a CDS encoding DUF3015 family protein: MKKMIIAAAIIASASSALAASKSDLSNGGYGTAGCGLGALAFGNKSGPIQILAATLNGTAGSQTFGMSTGTSNCGPSVFAANETKAFLDNNAVALENDIVRGQGETLTTFSKMMNCDSQVLGVTLKNNYKSIYSGEQTTERVFETAQKVCAVKG; this comes from the coding sequence ATGAAAAAAATGATCATCGCGGCAGCAATTATCGCATCAGCATCTTCAGCATTGGCAGCTTCTAAAAGCGACCTTTCGAATGGCGGTTATGGAACTGCAGGTTGCGGTCTTGGCGCTTTAGCTTTTGGTAACAAATCAGGTCCTATTCAAATCTTGGCTGCGACTTTAAATGGTACTGCGGGCTCTCAAACGTTCGGTATGTCCACTGGGACATCAAACTGCGGCCCTTCCGTTTTCGCCGCGAACGAAACAAAAGCGTTCTTGGATAACAATGCAGTAGCTCTTGAAAACGACATCGTTCGTGGCCAAGGTGAAACGTTGACGACATTCTCCAAAATGATGAACTGTGACTCTCAAGTTTTGGGTGTTACTTTGAAAAACAACTACAAATCAATCTACTCAGGTGAACAAACGACTGAGCGCGTTTTCGAAACGGCTCAAAAAGTTTGCGCTGTTAAAGGTTAA
- the infA gene encoding translation initiation factor IF-1, translating to MAKDDLVMIEGKVSDLKGGGIYFIAIENGVNIKAKLCGKMKRFNIKVVVGDRVTVSVSPYDPTHGLITHRFKI from the coding sequence ATGGCTAAAGATGATCTGGTGATGATCGAAGGAAAAGTTTCTGATTTAAAAGGCGGTGGGATTTATTTCATCGCAATAGAAAATGGCGTTAACATCAAAGCAAAACTTTGCGGAAAGATGAAGCGCTTCAATATCAAAGTCGTTGTCGGGGACCGTGTGACTGTGAGTGTGTCACCCTATGATCCGACCCATGGTTTGATTACACATCGTTTTAAGATCTAA